The genomic region CTGGATGAAAATACCGACCGCGGGCAGTTTATCGGGTATCTGATCCGGCAGTCCGCATTCCACGAATATTTAAGCGGCGACGATTACCGCGAGCCATTGATCATGAAGTCGCCTGCCAATCGCGAAATGAGTTTGTCGGTGCAGATGGTGCCGTTTGGCGACAAGCAGAAAATGCTGATTTCACGCGATATTACCCAGTTCGAAATGGTGGAGGCGATGCGGCGCGATTTTGTGGCGAACGTTTCCCACGAGCTGCGTACGCCGTTGACGGTCGTCGGCGGTTTTCTCGAGACTTTTCTCGATATGGGCAGTATTCCGCCCGAGGATTTCCATAAATATTGCGACCTGATGCAGCAGCAAACCGAGCGCATGCGCCGTCTGGTTGACGATCTGCTGACCCTGTCACGTCTGGAAAGTCCGCAAAACAGGCTGGTGGAGGCGCGGGTGGATATGGTGAGCCTGGTGCAGTCTCTGTATCAGGATGCGCAGAGCCTGAGCGCGGGGCGTCACCAGATCAGTCTGGTCAGTGAAAGCAGCGACGCGCTGCTGGGCAATGCCGACGAGCTGACCAGCGCATTGGGTAATCTGGTCAGTAATGCCGTACGCTACACGCCTGAAGGCGGCACGGTTGTGCTGCGCTGGGGCTGGCGCGGCGAGGCCTTGTGTTTCAGTGTGCAAGACAGCGGCGAAGGTATCGAAGCCCAACATATACCGCGTCTGACCGAGCGCTTTTACCGAGTCGATCGCGGCCGCTCGCGCGAAACCGGTGGCACCGGGCTGGGTTTGGCGATCGTCAAGCATGTGCTCACCCGCCATCAGGGGCGTCTGGTGATCGAAAGCAAGGTTGGACAGGGCAGCTGTTTCAGTGCGTGTTTTCCGCTATCGCGGGTGGTGAAGTCTGCGGATTGATTGATTTGCCGCTGATGTGGCGTCAGGACAGGCGCTGCGCCAGAGCGGCCTTAAGGATGCCGGCAATCAGATTGTTATCGGTGCTGACGCTGCTCTCGCGTCGTGCTTCGCCCCAAATCGGATTGGGGAAATGTTTGTCATTCCTGAAGCGCGGGATGACATGCCAGTGCAGGTGCGGAACGACATTGCCGAGGCTGGCGAGATTGATTTTTTCCGGTTTGAGGGTGTCGCGCAAGGCAGCTTCGACGGCGAATACGACGCGCATCAGGCGGTTTTGCTGAACTGCGGTCAAGTCGCTCATTTCCTTGATATGTTCATGCCAGATCACCCGGCAGAATCCGGGGTAGTCGCGATCATCTACCAGTATTGCCCGGCAGAATGCATCCTGCCACAGCAGTTCTCCTCCGGTTGTTTCACATAATTCGCAGCTGGTCATGACAGGCTCTCAGTTGGTGTCGCAGCGTCGTCTGTCGGTCAGGGCCTGAGCCAGGGTGCCGGAGTCGATATGTTCCAGTTCGCCGCCCACCGGCACGCCGCGTGCAATGCGGCTGACTGCGATACCGCGTGCGCGCAGCAGTTCGGTGATGGCATGGGCAGTGGCTTCGCCTTCCATGGTGAAATTGGTGGCGAGGATCACTTCCTGCACGAGGCCGTTGCCGGCGCGCTGGATCAGGCGATCGAGGTGGATTTCACGCGGGCCGATGCCGTCCAATGGGGACAGGCGTCCCATCAGGACAAAATACAGCCCGTTGTAGCTTTGCGTTTGTTCCATCATCAGCAAGTCGGTCGGCATTTCGACTATGGCCAGCTGGCTGGCGTCGCGCGTAGTCGCTGAACATAGCGGGCAAATCGGCGTTTCGCTGAAATCGTTGCACATTTCGCAATGCGTGAGTTGGGTCAGAGCTTGCTCGATGGCATGCCCCAGTTTGAGCGCGCCCTGCCGGTCGCGTTGCAGCAGGTGATATGCCATGCGTTGCGCGGATTTCGGGCCGATGCCTGGCAATACGCGTAACGCGGCGATGAGTTCGGCAAGACGGGTGGGGGATTTCACTGAGTGGAACTTGGGCGGCTTAGAACGGTAGCTTGAAGCCCGGAGGCAGATTCAGTCCGGCGGTGAAGCCGCTCATTTTTTCCTGGGTCGTCGCTTCGGCTTTGCGTACCGCATCGTTCATGGCGGCAGCGATCAGGTCTTCGAGCATTTCCTTGTCGTCGCTGAGCAGGCTGGGGTCGATGGTGACGCGACGCACATCGTTGCGGCAGGTCATCAATACCTTGACCATGCCTGCGCCGGACACGCCTTCCACTTCCACTTCGGCAAGCTTGTCCTGCATCTTCTTCATATTTTCCTGCATTTGCTGGGCTTGTTTCATCATGTTGCCCAAACCACCTTTTAGCATGGCGCTACTCCTTGTTAGTTTGCTGATTGATCTACTGGTTGAATGGAGACGATGCGCGCATCAAGCTGATTGATCGCGTCGCGGACGAACGGGTCGTCCTGAATAATGCTTTCCGCTTCGGCCTGGCGGGCGGCGCGGGCATCGTT from Sulfuriferula sp. AH1 harbors:
- the phoR gene encoding phosphate regulon sensor histidine kinase PhoR gives rise to the protein MIDFWWRPLLVFCALIAVALSAALFWGLMVAMLVFIAGLLFYLGYHLRQMAAFAAWLQHGERARIPTASGAWDEIFYGLDRLMRRQKRSTSKLSAVLERFEHAAQAIPDGIVMLSDADQIDWFNPAASRHFGLDENTDRGQFIGYLIRQSAFHEYLSGDDYREPLIMKSPANREMSLSVQMVPFGDKQKMLISRDITQFEMVEAMRRDFVANVSHELRTPLTVVGGFLETFLDMGSIPPEDFHKYCDLMQQQTERMRRLVDDLLTLSRLESPQNRLVEARVDMVSLVQSLYQDAQSLSAGRHQISLVSESSDALLGNADELTSALGNLVSNAVRYTPEGGTVVLRWGWRGEALCFSVQDSGEGIEAQHIPRLTERFYRVDRGRSRETGGTGLGLAIVKHVLTRHQGRLVIESKVGQGSCFSACFPLSRVVKSAD
- a CDS encoding HIT family protein — its product is MTSCELCETTGGELLWQDAFCRAILVDDRDYPGFCRVIWHEHIKEMSDLTAVQQNRLMRVVFAVEAALRDTLKPEKINLASLGNVVPHLHWHVIPRFRNDKHFPNPIWGEARRESSVSTDNNLIAGILKAALAQRLS
- the recR gene encoding recombination mediator RecR, with amino-acid sequence MKSPTRLAELIAALRVLPGIGPKSAQRMAYHLLQRDRQGALKLGHAIEQALTQLTHCEMCNDFSETPICPLCSATTRDASQLAIVEMPTDLLMMEQTQSYNGLYFVLMGRLSPLDGIGPREIHLDRLIQRAGNGLVQEVILATNFTMEGEATAHAITELLRARGIAVSRIARGVPVGGELEHIDSGTLAQALTDRRRCDTN
- a CDS encoding YbaB/EbfC family nucleoid-associated protein, producing the protein MLKGGLGNMMKQAQQMQENMKKMQDKLAEVEVEGVSGAGMVKVLMTCRNDVRRVTIDPSLLSDDKEMLEDLIAAAMNDAVRKAEATTQEKMSGFTAGLNLPPGFKLPF